The Quercus lobata isolate SW786 chromosome 4, ValleyOak3.0 Primary Assembly, whole genome shotgun sequence genome segment ATAAGGGTGGTGGGACCCCATCAAATTTGTTCCAGACACCTTCTATTCCAGCTGCTAAACCTGGGGGTGGTTCCAATCCTAAATTTTTCATCCCTGCTCCAGTAGCTTCTGTTGTGGAGACAGTTCAGACACCTGGAGAAAGCATGCAAGAGGCTACTCTAAACAATGCCAATCCACCTACTTCATTTAAAGAGGATTCTATCTCTTCCACACAAAAATCAACATTGCCATCAATGAGTCTGCAGCGGTTTCCTAGCATGGATAATATTGTACAAAGGAAAACAGGGCCAATGGCACATGGAACTAGCTTAGTTCCCCCTCCCTCACGGCGTACAGCATCATGGAGTGGAAACCTTAGTGATGGATGGAATCCTTCAATGATGAATGAAGTAAAACCTTTAGGAGAAGTCCTCAGTATATCTCCATCTTTGTACAGGCCAGGTGACCCTTTATCAGTGCAGTTTCCATCGAGTCGTAATAGTTCTAGAGATGATCTTCATGAAGTTGAACTTTGAGGCTTAACGAACAGTTCTCTGTAGTTTTGCTTCTCCTGATAAAGCTTGTCAAAGAGCATACTTGTCTCCTCATCTTGCTATAAGGATTGAAGATGGAGGATGGCAGTTATGGGGGAGTTCAGATTTTTGGTGAAGTCCCTTAGCCACATTGGAAATTCTTATACATCTTAGATCAACATATGATGTTCACTGTTCTAGTTGCCCTTTGAGAAGCCCATTGCCATTGAAGCAATTTGGGCTTGTGATGGTGCACTGCTCTGTGGCCCTTTGTTGATTTATTAGAGCTAGATTGCCTCGAGGAAGATGAGGATCAGAAGAAAGCATCCCTTCTTTCTATTATCAAGGCTAAAACTGCTTACCGAAAAttgcaaaaggaaaagaaaaaaggatatACAAATTCTGCTAATGAATGATTGTTATCAAAACTggtcaaaatatgaaaatacaaTTAAATGTTGAAAATGGAGGCATACAGTTCGTGTCCAACGTTTTATTAAAGTTGAGGCTGGCTATTGATTAAGGGAATatcttgtagctcaattggcacttACTGATGATTATCGTATTTTCAACAGAGTTCTGTACAGGCTAAATCCCGACTCAActgtcaaattattaaaaagtgaAGAATTATTTCCAGTTTTTTATGTTAGTCTCATCTTAGCGAAATTTAACACATCAAAGCTGTAATGGATCAATTCTGAGAATCTCTACTCTACTTTacctctctctttgtttttttcttttttttttttttaaattataaatttaatcttACCTTGAATTGCTTCCTCTTAGCCTTCTTCTTATTTTGCATCTCTTTATTGTGGAGAAAATCGAAAGTCAATAGACTCAATACCCTCTATAAACTCTCAGAAAAGTAGTAACTAAAAAATCCCTAGGGACCTAACGTCAACCAGAAGCCAGAACATTTGATCGCCACTCTAACCCTTTCTGATCACTGGACGAACATTGAAGCCTTCCCTGTCTCCCATCACTTGTTTGTTACTAGTTCTTCTAGACTCATATAGTGCTCAGATCGTGAGCCAGACTAAAAATCATCATTTTGTGCTTCATAAGGCAGAGAGCTTCCTCGAAGGGTATGGAGTTTTGAATTTCCTCTATTATGCGCAAAGGTGATAGCTAGATAGTGGGGTGGGGGAGGTAATTTTACTGCTATAGAAGTAGAGTTAGATGCTACTAGATCTATTGTTGATGTTTTAGGTAACTCTTCTTATGTGACAATGACATTCTGTCGCCTATTCCGAATGATTGCAGGCAGATGCTGTTTAGTTAGGATGAGAACTAATCAACTTATTTGCCCATCCATAATAACTTATTACTTAGAATTTGttctgaaaatattgtagacataacatttctcttttgtattaagagaattttttttaatccaagtaCATGtaattccttttttattatatatataaaaaaaatatttgtaaaattaatCCAAGTTCACGTGATTCTAgtcttgaattttattttgtatgacAGTCTATGGACTtaactattattttatatgaggATGACCTCAATGAGATGTTTCTTAATAGGTATTGCTTGAGACATCTCATGTTCCTTAGTTTTGTTGaatgaatctaatttttaccccaaaaaatagagagaaaaaaaaaatacttgtaccCCTAAAAATTCTATGCATTTCACAAAATCTCATTTACACTTTGTTTTCACATAAaacatttttgtattttctgatATGTGAAATGGTACTTACACCCCATAAAATTGTATTATACAAATCTCATTTTCACGTAGTTTATtttgatagaaaatatttttcacattttctaaTGTTTGGTATGGtgaaaaaatgcaaataaatgGAAGATATTTTCTATGGTCAATGAAAAATAAGCTAAGTAGAATAGAAAATGTTTTCGTTCTTAAAAGAGCATAGAATGTTTCCCTAAACATTACACACTTACCAAATCACCACAAACATTCCATATAcacttcaaactttttttttcctttttgatgaaaaaaaaaaagggtaaaggaGGATGACCGAGTAACACTTCAACCTTTTATTGTGCCAGTAGCATAGctcattatatataaataattccagacaaaccaaaaaaaaaaaaaaaaaaaaactagttaaaaatttatcaaaaaggTCAAAGTTTGGGTCTAAGCTCCAAACttcaattagctcaactaaCAACGTATTTTGTGGAtttaagcttaaaaaaaaaaaaaaaagataaaatttagctacaaaattggttttagccttactcaatatatttttattggaggtaaattttgataaatccaccattggattacatattctttttatattctctatacttgcaaaatttgtaaaaaattaaaaatcaatggctatgttatcaataaaatgtttaaattgtaaatttttgtagtttaaaattatgcaaaaaatataagcttataaattatataataattaatatatgattaatacaaaatttaatgtgtattaaaatatgtaaataacatacaattcaacgattaaaatttcaaaatatgtaataatatttattttgtaactaaaatttatcatttaaaaaaaatcattatataaCGGatccataaattaaaattctattgaaTTTGTGtctagatttaaaaaaaaaaaaaaaaaaaaaattgggtccAAAGTAATACGGAGCCCAATGGTCTCCAATATTTAAATGGTCCAAATTCTATTctgtttcctctctctctccacagaTCGTAGCTGTTCTCAGTCCCTAAACCCTCCCCTGTCTCCACCGCCGGCCCACCCAGTCTCCGCCACTCCTCCTCTACCACGTCTACGCCACTCCGCCGTTCAAACCCacctcttcttttcctttcaaaacCACAACCCTTCACGGACGAAGACAGAGAGATCAACCTGTAGTTTGGGAGTACAAAGTGCTAAGTACCCCCAAAATCAAATAGGTGGTTGttttttctagtttctactataaaaacccaacataaatatatatataacctcaAGCATAGTCTAGCTCTAGCCCCTATTGGAACATGACCAAATTGCAAAGCTGACAAGGTTGTAAGAAAAGCCGACCAAGCTCAACTTTTGACGACCACCTTCGAGTGAGGAAACTGTATCTGGGACTGTGAAGTCTAAGTAAAGTGAACTATCATTCAATACTCAGGTAATCTCTCACTCAAATCTTCATATTATATTATGAATTCTATataaagtttgagatttgatgTGTTTGATTAGACTGTTGGGTTATGATTTATTTAGTGTGCTATTGCTATAagagaaatgagaaaatgttgggtatgataatattttttgtggtgCTGAGAAACCCCAGAAAGTGAAttccttatttttatgtttatgagtacattaatttattatgtgATTTGGTTCATTTGataggattctgggttgtgaTTTGTGCATTGTGTTTGTGCTGTTTGAAGAGAATAATCAAATTaggttctatttttatttttcctgtaTTTTCAATGACATGGGTTACTCATAGAAGTTGGTTCTattctcatattatttttccctgttaggaaaaaaagaaatgggatTGGAAAGGTCTGTTGAGATTTTCTGTTGTTTGGGTTTCTAAAATGCTAGGTACagaacatttttcataattttttttcacaactcgCTGAGATGTCAAGTTGTGAATAGTGCAACATCACACTTTCAAATGGATCCACCACTTACATCACTTTACAAAGCATGTCATCAACTACAATATGTCACTTTGGTAGTTGTGAAAATTTGTGTCGCTGGGCTTATAGTTtctaaattcaaaattcattgtttcatGTTTTTTGGGATACAAACAGGGCCGGCCTAAGCGTTTCGGaggcaaaattttcaaatgggcCTTTatgttatcacttaaataataatataataattttttaaaaatccgttccttttactctttttgatttttttttttttttttatatatatttgagaaaatgctaaagttataacaaattttactacaaactgGTGTTGTAATAAATGTAATCAATGACATAAGGCTTACAAAAAtactagaaatattataaaatttacaacatgaGAATTATAAAGATATATCATCAATcacaaatattcattcaaaaatgcattcaatagtttgttgaaatctacctatcatattcattgtcatatcaaattataaaagttatggAGACCACCACGCACCCTCGGTGAAGTGATCACTCCACAAGTTTGTTGAAATCTACCTATCATATTCATTGTCACATCAAGTTATAAAAGTTATGGAGATCACCACACACCTTTGGTGTAGTGAttactccacaaatataagttcTTGTGGGGTATGGGGGGTAATGGCCGAGATTTAAGTCTCTAGAATAGagttacacacatatatacttagattaggctagaatataatttttattttgtataaaattaattaaataaataaaagttatgtaataaaatttatagtatttttaacatttttctatttgaattaCTTGTGATTAGTAACACGTCTATTTGTAAGatctatttatttaaatttttcttatctctatctctatcattacttaattctttaagctttcttaatagtgaaaaaaaatgtaaactaaaatgttttaatatctcccaaaaatatttatatataaaaataaataaataaataatttgccCCCAAATTTGGGGCCTTCTCTAGTAAGGGGGCCCTAGGCAATGGCCTAATTGGCCTAAGCCTAGGGTCGGCCCTGGATACGAATAATATGATGTATTGATATATTGTGGCAGTATGAAACAGTGATGATAAGATTACTAAGGGTACTTGAAAATGCTACTCTGTATTAGAATAAAGATGTGGAGATAATTTCTATGTTATGGAAAGGGAGGGCTTTTTTAGGTTGCTACTCACTTTCTCACTTCTGAGGAGGTGAACAGAGGATCAATTCTGGTTCCTGAGCCTGTTTTGAATCTGTAGGGACCTGATTTCACATATGATCAGATTactgggaaatttttttaagtaggtCTCATTTTTCGGAGCTGCTCATAGCTCATGCTATGGTGTTTGGGGTGCCAAGACGATCTAGGACTATGAGTAGTACAAATTGAAAGGCTCCAAAACTGTTTGGACAggaccaaaaagagaaaagaaagaaaaggatttCCTAAGGAGAATAGAGTAAGAGTCAAGAGCCAAACAGAAGGGCTGAAAATTATGCATCTTGAGTTTCGAGTTTCAATTTGTTTGTGGgaataattgatttgataatggATACTGTAGAAAAATAGTCATCCTGAAGGTCAGATTCTACAACTATAGATAGGGTTCAGCtttcaagaattaaaaaaaaaaaaaaaatcaatggatGACTGTGAatgatatattttaataattccgtTTTTGTCACAGATTGGGTGACAAAGAAAAGTAACTCCCTACATCTTCCCAACAATTCCAATTAGGAAAAAGCACTTCCCCCCCTTATCTATGGGTTAGTTTCTTATTGGTGACTTTTATAATATTGCCTTGGCAATTTGAAGGTTTGTTAGCTGGGTTTGAAATGGACCTTAGTATTGCTTTTTTGTGGCAGTTGtggaatataaaaattttactctatGTTCATGCTGTTCCATTTTCTCACAGAGAGTGGTGATGGGGAGTGGAATGAATCTAATCCAAACTGACTGGAGCTATTTATGGAGTCAATATTTGTAtagatcttttttattttatttttttagtcaaaCCAGAATTTCTTGTAGTGCAATGAGGAGGTTCTCTTGGTTGGAATCTGGGCCTTTTCCTCCCAATATTGCTACCCATGCTTTGGGTTCCATGATGTCTTTTGTATTCTTTCAATGGGCATTTAAATTTAATGAAGGTCCTTTAAGATTATATTTAGTGGCTGAATGACCAGTTCGATTTATGTTTTCCCCAAATTTATAGTGAACACAGTTCAATTTTTTAGCCTTCTCACTAGTGATATTTGTAGTTAATGGATGTGCCATATGGAAAACATGAACACTTGAATTAAATCatgaatttattagttttttcctATGTAGGAATGGTTTCTCCTTGATCTGATTTAGGACAGGTTTTGCATGGATGGTAAAGACATGAACTTCTAATTGTGTAAATGTAATCATTAACCCATTACTTAGTAAGAGCAGtcatacttatcaaaaaaaatggTAAGAGCAGTCATACATCTAGTGTTGCTTTGTAAGgaacaatattttcaattaggGAATCATGAATTAACAATTCACACCCACTCTTTAATCATGCTAGTCTCTCTTTATCCTCTAGAATATTATTTGGTGCTAGTCTCATTTCAGCGATTGAAGTAGCTCTTCTCAATTAGGTTGTTATTCTTCTTCATTACTCCACTCTACTGCTTTGTTAGTAACTTGTCTTGTTTTTCTAGCCTTTGTTATTCATGTCTATCTATttctgtttttactttttcagttTCTAAATTTGGTTTCTGTGTCAATAATATGGACTTGTTTCTGATTCATCCTATTGTGCCATGAACTATGGTTGAttacaaaattgtttttttattaggCAGGGATTTTTCTGGAACAGTCTTCTACTATGTCTTCACTTTACTCTTCAGTGAGAAACATTCTGATAGATGATCCAAGATAGCTGAAATATTTGCTTTTAGGTTCCTTGATGTCCACTATTCCCATTTTTCAACTCTAACTTTTACACGAATGTCTCATTTATTTCAAATCCTTAACCTGTAGTATTTCTGAAGTTTTTTCTGCATTATTTTTACTTAAACAATCTAGGATTTCTCTTGGTTTTGCTGAGGTTATGAGCAATTCCTCCATTGGTTCATATCAATTCTATCCcgttctctcttcttcttcttcttcttccttttttttttttttttttttttttttttttttttttttcagtagtTATATGCGAGACCCCTAATACCACTTGATGCCTTAACAAGTAAGCTACCTCTATTCAATTTACCTGAAAAGTATTCTGCTTACTTGCAGATACCATGTTTCTTTTTTAGGGGCATCGCGTTGGAAGTTGGAAAAATGTGTCCTTATAGTTTTTACACAGGTCTCTAAATTCTAGTTATGATCATTGTTCTTTTTGGCAGGAGATGTCTTTCTTGAAGCATCTTTGGGGTGATTTGGAGGTTCAGATTACCATATTAACGTTGTATTGCTCTGCATCTTTTTCAGGTCTGAAGCTTACACCAAAAAGTTCCTGTTTATTCATCCTAGTCCTTTATTGAGAGAGCTATATGCTATAGTTCTCACTGCATTGCATCTGAGACAAAAATTGACTTCatttatttaccaaaaatgacAGAAATCTTCAGTTACACGGCTTACAGACAGTTATCTCAGATGTTCCTCTCGATAATTTTCTTTCACAGTTCTGAATACATTTTAGCACTCGCCGTTCATGGGAAATCAAATGTTAATCTTAAGTCTCTTCTGATTAGCCCAAGTTATCTTGCAGCAATGTTCTTTTCTTTGCTGGAGTACTTAATTGAAATTGTGTTATTTCCTGGGATGAAGGAATACTGGTGGATTAGTAACTTGGGCCTTGTAATGGTTATAGTTGGCGAAATAATAAGGAAAGCAGCAATTATTACTGCTGGTTATTCATTCACACATCTTATTAGGACCAATCGTGAGGAGAATCACAGATTGATTACTCATGGAATCTATAGATTTATACGACATCCTGCATATTGTGGTTTCTTCATTTGGTCGGTTGGTACTCAGATAATGCTTTGTAATCCCATATCGACGATTGGATTTGCAATTGTTGTTTGGCGCTTCTTTGCACAACGGATTCCATATGAAGAGTATTTCTTGAGGCAATTTTTTGGTTCGAGTTATGATGAATATGCCCGAGGTGTTCCTTCCGGGGTGCCATTTGTAAAGTGAGGATCTGATGTTCTGTGGGCTGGGTTTGCCAGGGTGCCATTTAGAAAGTGAGGATGTGTAGATTCTGTGATCTGGGTTGCATTTGGCTTCTTGTTTCATTGAAGCACTCGAAATTTCCTTGAAGCTGAACTGATCAATGGTTTGCAAGAGTGACCAAGTTATTTACTTCCTTTATTGCAGCTTTATGCTTGGTAGTAATTCTGAAGCTAGATTCTTGTAGTTATTGTTCATGTTGGGAGAAAGACACAAGGCTTGTCTTCAGGAATTAGGAGTTAggaatattaaattttttattttgttcccATCAAACATGCCTAGTATGAATAATATATCATGCAGTTAAAGTTTAGTAAACTTTTGATTGACTAACAAGTTTCTAATACATTTTAGAATGACTATAAAGCGGGGTTGTATCCCTCTTATTGTTCCAAATACTTTGGGGTGGACCACTCATATTGTTTAGCCAATTGCTATTGCAACACCACCTccttaaaaagttaaaaaaaagaaaagaaaaaaaaagcactgATTGATTTGAATAATGCAATGAAATCCAATTGATGCTATTCTAAAATATCTTCATTTTATGCAGGGCCAATATTCACCTTTCCATTTACGCTCGTACACAGTCGAAATTGTAAATCATTGTTGCCATCATGAATTTAtgacaaaatcaaaagaaaacaagCACAGGCCCAATGATCCAAAGCAGAAAAGTTACGTGTGACACAGAAAATCGTATTGCCCATGATGTTTAAAAGACAAACCTCTTTCAAAAGGTCACATATATACACTACCTTTTCAGTATCCAAGTCGGTGGAGCCAGGATTTGAGTTGGGAGAGGGAATTTATATATTCTACACGTACTTATACACATTAtgtgaatatataatatttgagaccaatttgaaaaattaaaagttattcaTTTAAATACTAAGTGATATTTAATGTAATTatacaaaaaagtaaataactaaataaactCTACAAAAAAAAGCTTATTCATAATATTGTATTTAACTATTGAGATATTTCTCACATGAGtgatctattttttaattttttaaatccaaaacttAAGTTATGAATCAACTGTTAGTAGTTAGATAAATATTGAGTGTAATATATGtgaatttctattattttggttaatacttataaaaggttcaaattataatatGGTAGGGACAtactaaaaaattcaaagcaaGACATGCTAATGGAGGACTTGAGGTTTCTTAGTAGTTCGTTTAGAAGTTGTGCTCTGTTTCAAGACCAAAGAAATAGAGTGGCATTttataaacccaaaaacaaaaagtaggcAATGGTATTTAATAAGTATTAGGGTATTTTTTGGGTTGGTCAAGGGGCCAATTgccccccaccccacccccttGGCTCCGCCTCTACtccaattgaaaaataaatttaacacatCAAAAACTTGATctagaaaaaaaactttacatGCAGGAAAATAGatgtttaattaataataataataataataatattattattattatatttaaatataaaaatgctCCAAATTAATAGTTTTCACATTAACCCCAAAATATATTGAGCCAATCATATTCTAACCAAACGTCAcaacaatattattttgatttgtgGTGAGTCCAGGTgtaatcttagtttttttttttttttttttttttttggacttatGATGAATTGAGATTTGAGACTTTGTTTATTTTGCCAAGAGCCTAGTAGCTCAATTAGAATTATCTGCATTTCAACGGAAATGTCTTGAGTTCAAGCACTACTGTAACtatcaaaaattattaaaaaaaaaaaaaacacaca includes the following:
- the LOC115983441 gene encoding protein-S-isoprenylcysteine O-methyltransferase A-like isoform X1, yielding MSFLKHLWGDLEVQITILTLYCSASFSEIFSYTAYRQLSQMFLSIIFFHSSEYILALAVHGKSNVNLKSLLISPSYLAAMFFSLLEYLIEIVLFPGMKEYWWISNLGLVMVIVGEIIRKAAIITAGYSFTHLIRTNREENHRLITHGIYRFIRHPAYCGFFIWSVGTQIMLCNPISTIGFAIVVWRFFAQRIPYEEYFLRQFFGSSYDEYARGVPSGVPFVK
- the LOC115983441 gene encoding protein-S-isoprenylcysteine O-methyltransferase A-like isoform X2, with protein sequence MTEIFSYTAYRQLSQMFLSIIFFHSSEYILALAVHGKSNVNLKSLLISPSYLAAMFFSLLEYLIEIVLFPGMKEYWWISNLGLVMVIVGEIIRKAAIITAGYSFTHLIRTNREENHRLITHGIYRFIRHPAYCGFFIWSVGTQIMLCNPISTIGFAIVVWRFFAQRIPYEEYFLRQFFGSSYDEYARGVPSGVPFVK